In the genome of Kitasatospora cathayae, one region contains:
- a CDS encoding carboxymuconolactone decarboxylase family protein, with product MTQDPAELVPELAEVSAALFKAAGNRSIPRTTISLLQLRAGQIVGSTYLTVLHTGFLRKAGVSQERITSVASWQDSPYLTAAERAALALVEAVLQPSSQGERVPDELYAQAAEHYDEKALATLMIAIGQVNFFVAIALIAKPVPGRSFTDPWA from the coding sequence ATGACCCAGGACCCGGCGGAGCTGGTTCCCGAACTCGCCGAGGTCTCGGCCGCGTTGTTCAAGGCGGCCGGCAACCGTTCGATCCCGCGGACCACGATCAGCCTGCTCCAGCTGCGGGCCGGACAGATCGTCGGCAGCACCTACCTGACCGTCCTGCACACCGGATTCCTGCGCAAGGCGGGGGTGTCGCAGGAGCGGATCACCTCGGTGGCCAGCTGGCAGGACTCGCCGTACCTGACCGCCGCCGAGCGGGCGGCCCTCGCCCTGGTCGAGGCCGTGCTGCAGCCCAGTTCGCAGGGTGAGCGCGTCCCGGACGAGCTGTACGCCCAGGCCGCCGAGCACTACGACGAGAAGGCGCTGGCCACACTGATGATCGCCATCGGTCAGGTCAACTTCTTCGTGGCGATCGCGCTGATCGCCAAGCCCGTTCCGGGGCGGTCCTTCACCGACCCCTGGGCCTGA
- a CDS encoding alkaline phosphatase family protein, whose translation MRLRWSPLGGLLATLPLVGALVVGAPATAQAAVGSGNLIVNGDAEAGGYCTNDWSAATTVPGWTVQAGGIDVMCSSVASFGLPNDGNTPGKAFFGPGNFGDGSMSQTVDVSSAATAIDGGGVHYNLAGWLGGWTTYGGYVAVSLHFRGADGNPLGPTAKLPTVSATDRGLSTKFLSRSATGGVPAGTRSIQVEVQFLSTSNETGYLDDLSLTLDTPVTAPAPLSPPGSQVPGYDHVFTVMMENTDYSQIMNDPADTPYIHSLMSQGATLTDAHGVYHPSDENYLAVAGGDTYTKGATYWPNINSPQRNLGDTIEDAGKTWKAYEQGMGTPCNTNKNYDSYYMPDDAPFINYTDISGNPTRCAAHLFDTTQLTADLKSAATTPNFSWIAADDYYDGEASGNGSAASLKTQDGWLQQTLAPVLSSPAWTQQRSLLILTWDESESEGYNHLATVVLGSQGTVPAGTSGPLHYDHYGIGRTIESALGLPGLTANDTYATPLNAAFAPATATAPTLTGDLNAVANGGNVTLRYAVPTAAQAGAKNWVGLYPAGVTPGSRSALTWSYTPNQSGAVTFATGKLNGAGRYDAYYLANDGYSVLAGPFTVTVG comes from the coding sequence ATGCGACTGCGCTGGAGCCCCCTCGGCGGGCTGCTCGCCACCCTTCCGCTCGTCGGCGCCCTGGTCGTCGGCGCCCCCGCCACCGCCCAGGCGGCGGTCGGCAGCGGCAACCTGATCGTCAACGGCGACGCCGAGGCCGGCGGCTACTGCACCAACGACTGGAGCGCCGCCACCACCGTGCCCGGCTGGACGGTCCAGGCCGGCGGCATCGACGTCATGTGCTCCTCCGTCGCCTCCTTCGGCCTCCCGAACGACGGCAACACGCCCGGCAAGGCCTTCTTCGGCCCGGGCAACTTCGGCGACGGCTCGATGAGCCAGACCGTCGACGTCTCCTCCGCGGCCACCGCGATAGACGGCGGCGGCGTGCACTACAACCTGGCGGGCTGGCTGGGCGGTTGGACCACGTACGGCGGCTACGTCGCGGTCAGCCTGCACTTCCGGGGCGCCGACGGCAACCCGCTCGGCCCGACCGCCAAGCTGCCGACCGTCTCCGCGACCGACCGCGGCCTGAGCACGAAGTTCCTCTCCCGCAGCGCCACCGGCGGCGTCCCGGCCGGGACCAGGTCGATCCAGGTCGAGGTGCAGTTCCTGTCCACCTCCAACGAGACCGGCTACCTGGACGACCTCTCGCTCACCCTCGACACCCCGGTCACCGCGCCCGCGCCGCTCAGCCCGCCCGGTTCCCAAGTGCCGGGCTACGACCACGTGTTCACGGTCATGATGGAGAACACCGACTACTCCCAGATCATGAACGACCCGGCGGACACCCCGTACATCCACAGCCTGATGTCCCAGGGCGCCACCCTCACCGACGCCCACGGCGTCTACCACCCCAGCGACGAGAACTACCTCGCCGTCGCGGGCGGCGACACCTACACCAAGGGCGCCACCTACTGGCCCAACATCAACTCCCCCCAGCGCAACCTCGGCGACACCATCGAGGACGCCGGAAAGACCTGGAAGGCCTACGAGCAGGGCATGGGCACGCCCTGCAACACCAACAAGAACTACGACTCGTACTACATGCCCGACGACGCGCCGTTCATCAACTACACCGACATCAGCGGAAATCCGACCCGCTGCGCGGCCCACCTGTTCGACACCACGCAACTGACCGCCGACCTCAAGTCGGCCGCGACCACGCCGAACTTCTCCTGGATCGCCGCCGACGACTACTACGACGGAGAGGCCTCCGGCAACGGCAGTGCCGCCAGCCTGAAGACCCAGGACGGCTGGCTGCAGCAGACCCTCGCCCCGGTGCTGTCCTCCCCGGCCTGGACCCAGCAGCGCTCGCTGCTGATCCTGACCTGGGACGAGAGCGAGAGCGAGGGCTACAACCACCTCGCCACCGTCGTCCTCGGCTCCCAGGGCACCGTCCCGGCCGGCACCAGCGGCCCGCTGCACTACGACCACTACGGCATCGGCCGCACCATCGAGTCGGCCCTCGGCCTGCCCGGGCTGACCGCCAACGACACCTACGCGACGCCGCTGAACGCCGCCTTCGCACCCGCCACCGCGACCGCACCGACGCTGACCGGCGACCTGAACGCGGTGGCCAACGGCGGCAACGTCACCCTGCGCTACGCCGTACCGACCGCGGCCCAGGCCGGTGCCAAGAACTGGGTCGGCCTCTACCCGGCGGGCGTCACCCCGGGCTCCCGGTCCGCGCTCACCTGGTCCTACACGCCCAACCAGAGCGGCGCCGTCACCTTCGCCACCGGCAAGCTCAACGGCGCCGGCCGCTACGACGCGTACTACCTGGCCAACGACGGCTACTCGGTGCTGGCCGGCCCGTTCACCGTGACCGTCGGCTGA
- a CDS encoding geranylgeranyl reductase family protein, which translates to MPGPEQQVRPERQRPAPTEDSADVIVVGAGPAGSTAAYHLARTGLDVLLLEKSAFPREKVCGDGLTPRTVKQLVDMGIDVSEEAGWLHNRGLRLISGQRSLEFDWPELSAFPGYGLVRRRADFDELLARKAAAAGARLVERANVAGALTDERTGRITGVSARLGEERKPVEYRAPIVVAADGNSTRLSVAMKRYRRTDRAVGVAYRTYFTTPRHDDRYLEAWLDLRDPNGPAHRLLPGYAWVFGMGDGTANVGLGVLDTAKTDLDWRDLLRRWCADLPPGYGYTPEAVTEPIRGSALPMGLNRQPHYADGLLLIGDAGGTVSPGTGEGIAYAMESGRYAAETIVQAHARRTDRGRELALRAYPQKLRSAYAGYFAVGRLAADLLGRPRLLGAAGAAGLGHPALLKVAFRLMVNLTEPNSKDALDRLLHLLGRVAPGR; encoded by the coding sequence ATGCCCGGCCCAGAGCAGCAGGTGCGACCGGAGCGGCAGCGGCCCGCCCCGACCGAGGACAGCGCTGACGTCATCGTGGTCGGCGCCGGCCCGGCCGGCTCCACCGCCGCCTACCACCTCGCCCGCACCGGCCTGGACGTCCTGCTGCTGGAGAAGTCCGCCTTCCCGCGCGAGAAGGTATGCGGCGACGGCCTCACCCCACGCACCGTCAAACAGCTGGTCGACATGGGCATCGACGTCTCCGAGGAGGCCGGCTGGCTGCACAACCGGGGCCTGCGGCTGATCTCCGGGCAGCGCTCGTTGGAGTTCGACTGGCCCGAGCTCTCCGCCTTCCCGGGCTACGGACTGGTGCGCCGCCGCGCGGACTTCGACGAACTGCTCGCCCGCAAGGCCGCCGCGGCCGGCGCCCGGCTGGTCGAACGGGCCAACGTGGCGGGTGCGTTGACGGACGAACGGACCGGCCGGATCACCGGCGTCAGCGCCAGACTGGGCGAGGAGCGCAAGCCCGTCGAGTACCGGGCGCCGATCGTGGTCGCCGCCGACGGCAACTCAACCCGGCTGTCCGTCGCGATGAAGCGCTACCGGCGCACCGACCGCGCGGTGGGCGTGGCCTACCGCACCTACTTCACCACCCCGCGCCACGACGACCGCTACCTGGAGGCCTGGCTCGACCTGCGCGACCCGAACGGCCCCGCCCACCGCCTGCTGCCGGGCTACGCCTGGGTGTTCGGCATGGGCGACGGCACCGCCAACGTCGGGCTCGGGGTCCTCGACACCGCCAAGACCGACCTCGACTGGCGGGACCTGCTGCGGCGCTGGTGCGCCGACCTGCCGCCCGGCTACGGCTACACCCCCGAGGCGGTCACCGAACCGATCCGCGGCTCCGCCCTCCCGATGGGCCTCAACCGCCAACCCCATTACGCCGACGGCCTGTTGCTGATCGGCGACGCGGGCGGCACGGTCAGCCCCGGCACCGGCGAGGGCATCGCCTACGCGATGGAGTCCGGCCGCTACGCCGCCGAGACCATCGTCCAGGCGCACGCCCGCCGCACCGACCGCGGCCGCGAACTCGCCCTGCGCGCCTACCCGCAGAAGCTGCGCTCCGCCTACGCGGGCTACTTCGCGGTCGGCCGGCTGGCCGCCGACCTGCTCGGCCGCCCCCGGCTGCTCGGCGCCGCGGGCGCCGCCGGGCTGGGGCACCCGGCGCTGCTGAAGGTGGCGTTCCGGCTGATGGTCAACCTGACCGAGCCCAACTCCAAGGACGCCCTGGACCGGCTGCTCCACCTGCTCGGCCGGGTCGCCCCGGGGCGCTGA
- a CDS encoding universal stress protein translates to MTDPAPTGPSAAGTSAGPVVAGFDGSPESLTATEWAAREAQRRGVPLEVLEAWPWPKRDVVGSDQTYHRALAHLAERESALAALVPGVPVSSAPVSADPVEALEAASHRAALLVLGSRGLGTLRGFLVGSVSQEVLRRSACPVVLVRAHEDEPDGSVTVGLDLVHPAPEVLDFAFRAAELRSAPLRVIHVWSPPAGSEYMSYGAIGGLEGEVSSVEWTGLAEALEPLRARYPEVEVTADLVRGKPAVDLVDAATTARLLVVGRRLRHLPLRHHHLGPVAHAVIHHVHCPVAVVPYG, encoded by the coding sequence GTGACCGATCCCGCCCCGACCGGACCCTCCGCGGCCGGAACCTCCGCCGGCCCCGTCGTCGCCGGATTCGACGGCTCGCCCGAGAGCCTGACCGCCACCGAGTGGGCCGCCCGCGAGGCGCAGCGCCGTGGCGTCCCGCTCGAGGTCCTGGAGGCCTGGCCCTGGCCGAAGCGGGACGTGGTCGGCAGCGACCAGACCTACCACCGCGCGCTCGCCCACCTGGCCGAGCGCGAGTCCGCGCTGGCGGCCCTGGTGCCCGGGGTCCCGGTCTCCTCCGCCCCGGTGTCCGCCGATCCGGTGGAGGCCCTGGAGGCCGCCTCGCACCGCGCCGCCCTGCTGGTGCTCGGCTCCCGCGGGCTGGGCACCCTGCGCGGCTTCCTGGTCGGCTCGGTCAGCCAGGAGGTGCTGCGCCGCTCCGCCTGCCCGGTGGTGCTGGTCCGCGCCCACGAGGACGAGCCGGACGGCTCCGTGACGGTCGGCCTCGACCTGGTCCACCCGGCGCCGGAGGTGCTGGACTTCGCCTTCCGGGCCGCCGAGCTCCGCTCGGCTCCGCTGCGCGTCATCCACGTCTGGTCCCCGCCGGCCGGCAGCGAGTACATGTCCTACGGCGCCATCGGCGGGCTGGAGGGCGAGGTGTCCAGCGTCGAGTGGACCGGTCTCGCCGAGGCCCTGGAACCGCTGCGGGCCCGGTACCCGGAGGTGGAGGTGACCGCCGACCTGGTCCGCGGCAAGCCCGCCGTCGACCTCGTCGACGCCGCGACGACGGCCCGTCTCCTCGTCGTCGGCCGCCGGCTGCGCCACCTGCCGCTCCGGCACCACCACCTCGGCCCGGTCGCCCACGCCGTGATCCACCACGTCCACTGCCCGGTCGCCGTCGTCCCGTACGGCTGA
- a CDS encoding sialidase family protein gives MRARLGTLRSLLAGLCAGATVLALTTGPAQASSAGPAARAAAAYSISTPTNISSSCSGQNAEAIQAVDPAVNAVYDVWMGCKGIGFAGSPDGGATFGAPLTLPGSTGQNGSRSWDPAVTVAPDGAVYVAFMVSRSGQTYPVVDVSTDRGASFKTVSQITPPDANDWGDRDFITAGPDGTLYLTWDYGPSAAAVTFLCAASGSCSFATGDVNAVLQKSTDGGRTWSAMSHISPGYPNSGADSAPVTVEPDGSIDVLYQGYTVTNVPTDDLTVAYAYATRSTDGGATWSQPVRIGPGAGTMNNSEWWIDGSEALGPDGTLYATWDTQGSNSDTGWLSYSQDHGATWSTPLQVPSDTLNVPHIMQVVAGPPGIAYVGWLSSSDPRGYAQYLRTFSITRGWLSAPVQVSQNFGTGSVWPGDTFGFSALAPDRLVLAWGSAVAPTASNDSIWAATVGVALP, from the coding sequence GTGCGCGCACGTCTCGGCACGCTCAGATCCCTGCTCGCCGGCCTCTGCGCCGGAGCCACCGTCCTCGCCCTCACCACCGGACCGGCGCAGGCCTCGTCGGCAGGTCCCGCCGCCCGTGCGGCCGCCGCCTACTCGATCAGCACCCCGACGAACATCTCGTCCTCCTGCTCGGGGCAGAACGCCGAGGCCATCCAGGCCGTCGATCCGGCGGTGAACGCCGTGTACGACGTCTGGATGGGCTGCAAGGGCATCGGATTCGCGGGCTCGCCGGACGGCGGAGCCACCTTCGGCGCACCGCTCACGCTGCCCGGCAGCACCGGACAGAACGGCAGCCGGTCCTGGGACCCGGCGGTCACCGTCGCGCCCGACGGCGCGGTCTACGTGGCGTTCATGGTCTCCCGCTCCGGCCAGACCTACCCGGTGGTGGACGTCAGCACCGACCGCGGCGCCAGCTTCAAGACCGTCAGCCAGATCACCCCGCCGGACGCGAACGACTGGGGCGACCGCGACTTCATCACCGCCGGCCCGGACGGCACGCTCTACCTGACCTGGGACTACGGGCCGAGCGCCGCGGCGGTGACCTTCCTCTGCGCGGCGTCCGGCAGCTGCTCCTTCGCCACCGGCGACGTCAACGCGGTCCTGCAGAAGTCCACCGACGGTGGCAGGACCTGGAGCGCGATGTCGCACATCAGCCCCGGCTACCCGAACAGCGGGGCCGACAGCGCGCCCGTCACGGTCGAGCCGGACGGCTCGATCGACGTGCTCTACCAGGGCTACACCGTCACCAACGTCCCGACCGACGACCTCACCGTCGCCTACGCCTACGCGACCCGCTCCACCGACGGCGGCGCGACCTGGTCCCAGCCGGTGCGGATCGGCCCCGGCGCCGGGACGATGAACAACAGCGAGTGGTGGATCGACGGCAGCGAGGCGCTCGGCCCGGACGGGACGCTGTACGCGACCTGGGACACCCAGGGTTCGAACAGCGACACCGGGTGGCTGTCGTACTCCCAGGACCACGGGGCGACCTGGTCCACCCCGCTGCAGGTGCCCTCGGACACGCTGAACGTCCCGCACATCATGCAGGTCGTCGCCGGTCCCCCGGGGATCGCCTACGTGGGCTGGCTGTCGAGCAGCGACCCGCGCGGCTACGCACAGTACCTGCGGACCTTCTCGATCACCCGGGGCTGGCTCTCCGCCCCGGTCCAGGTCTCGCAGAACTTCGGGACCGGCTCGGTGTGGCCAGGCGACACCTTCGGCTTCTCCGCGCTGGCGCCCGACCGGCTGGTCCTGGCCTGGGGCAGCGCCGTCGCGCCCACGGCCTCGAACGACAGCATCTGGGCCGCGACGGTCGGGGTCGCGCTCCCCTGA
- a CDS encoding CHAP domain-containing protein codes for MSKKVNRLASAGAALALAVAGLSMASAGEANAASVSGIVSTAQSQLGQGDCGNGGAGYYVPGSGQNNSCEHHAWCADFAGWVWYQNGVQGLGVLNDMANSFVTYANKYDGGLSSTPHVGDAVFFHPNSFSGADYDHVALVTAVNGDGTIDWIGGNQSGGIVSLNAHMPGHVGDYEWTSHGYNVNLQGFIRPVGVQNASIMRVDTVKGGSVFDNQRNPDGTWSGAALLDGNGQITQTATAALPDGTFHVTTLANGRVYDNQRNPDGTWTGANLLDDNGQIAAISSTALADGTMHVQTLAQGKVFDNQRNTDGTWTGANLLDGNGQITAIASAGLTNGTMHVQTIVQGKVYDNQRNTDGTWTGAATLDANGQITGLSSAALSDGTMHVQTIVQGKVYDNQRNTDGTWTGANLLDGNGQITKVTAAGLSDGTMHVQTLAQGSVFDNQRNTDGSWAGAALVDGNGQISNISAAGSLK; via the coding sequence GTGTCCAAGAAGGTCAACCGACTCGCATCGGCCGGTGCCGCCCTCGCCCTGGCCGTGGCAGGCCTGAGCATGGCCTCGGCCGGCGAGGCGAACGCCGCCTCCGTGAGCGGAATAGTGAGCACCGCGCAGAGCCAGCTCGGCCAGGGGGACTGCGGCAACGGAGGCGCCGGCTACTACGTCCCTGGCAGCGGGCAGAACAACTCCTGTGAGCACCACGCCTGGTGCGCCGACTTCGCCGGCTGGGTCTGGTACCAGAACGGGGTGCAGGGCCTCGGGGTGCTGAACGACATGGCCAACAGCTTCGTCACCTACGCCAACAAGTACGACGGCGGGCTGTCCTCGACGCCGCACGTGGGCGACGCGGTGTTCTTCCACCCGAACAGCTTCAGTGGAGCGGACTACGACCACGTCGCGCTCGTGACCGCGGTTAACGGCGACGGAACGATCGACTGGATCGGCGGCAACCAGTCCGGTGGCATCGTGTCGCTGAACGCGCACATGCCCGGGCACGTCGGCGACTACGAGTGGACCTCCCACGGCTACAACGTGAACCTCCAGGGCTTCATCCGCCCGGTCGGCGTGCAGAACGCGTCGATCATGCGGGTGGACACCGTGAAGGGCGGCTCGGTCTTCGACAACCAGCGGAACCCCGACGGCACTTGGTCCGGCGCCGCACTGCTGGACGGCAACGGCCAGATCACCCAGACCGCGACGGCCGCGCTGCCCGACGGTACGTTCCACGTGACGACGCTGGCGAACGGCCGGGTGTACGACAACCAGCGCAACCCGGACGGCACCTGGACCGGCGCGAACCTGCTGGACGACAACGGGCAGATCGCCGCGATCTCGTCGACCGCGCTCGCGGACGGCACGATGCACGTCCAGACCCTGGCGCAGGGCAAGGTGTTCGACAACCAGCGCAACACCGACGGCACCTGGACGGGCGCGAACCTGCTGGACGGCAACGGCCAGATCACCGCGATTGCCTCGGCCGGACTGACCAACGGCACGATGCACGTCCAGACCATCGTCCAGGGCAAGGTCTACGACAACCAGCGCAACACCGACGGCACCTGGACGGGCGCGGCGACGCTGGACGCGAACGGCCAGATCACCGGCCTCTCCTCGGCCGCTCTGAGCGACGGCACGATGCACGTCCAGACCATCGTCCAGGGCAAGGTCTACGACAACCAGCGCAACACCGACGGCACCTGGACCGGCGCGAACCTGCTGGACGGCAACGGCCAGATCACCAAGGTGACCGCCGCCGGTCTGAGTGACGGCACGATGCACGTCCAGACCCTGGCGCAGGGCAGCGTCTTCGACAACCAGCGCAACACCGACGGAAGTTGGGCCGGTGCCGCGCTGGTCGACGGCAACGGTCAGATCAGCAACATCTCCGCCGCCGGCTCCCTGAAGTGA
- a CDS encoding LPXTG cell wall anchor domain-containing protein, whose product MHIRSTAARSLVAVPTAAALMLLAPVAHAAAGGNGNGKGHPGNNGTVKIHDAATGQEDVRNEPKVCTFYLDSFGFDPNQDVLWAIFDMNDMTEPVVYGDIPVDEKGHIRTEDINLPDGHYKLFWKAVPLVDGELPEHPDVSNPKHKVFKVDCGGQTPAPTGKPTATGSPTKAPSASPTAVPSTTPSHTPVPSHTPTPSQTPAPSHSVTPPATPAPTTPATTPATTPATEPAKTPAPTTPATTPATEPAKTPAPTTPAAEVPTDAPSDVPSAGPSTPPTATVPVHPGTGTKVAPDQPLVVPAKVSVPTPIPGASDGKKLASTGSDGTLLYAGAGTALLVAGAGAVVYTRRRRTSS is encoded by the coding sequence ATGCACATCCGCTCCACCGCCGCACGCTCCCTGGTGGCCGTCCCGACCGCCGCCGCCCTGATGCTGCTCGCCCCCGTCGCGCACGCCGCCGCCGGCGGCAACGGCAACGGCAAGGGCCACCCCGGCAACAACGGCACCGTGAAGATCCACGACGCCGCCACCGGCCAGGAGGACGTGCGCAACGAGCCCAAGGTCTGCACCTTCTACCTGGACTCCTTCGGCTTCGACCCGAACCAGGACGTGCTCTGGGCGATCTTCGACATGAACGACATGACCGAGCCGGTCGTGTACGGCGACATCCCGGTCGACGAGAAGGGCCACATCCGCACCGAGGACATCAACCTGCCGGACGGCCACTACAAGCTGTTCTGGAAGGCCGTCCCGCTGGTCGACGGCGAGCTGCCGGAGCACCCGGACGTCAGCAACCCCAAGCACAAGGTCTTCAAGGTCGACTGCGGCGGCCAGACCCCGGCCCCGACCGGCAAGCCGACCGCCACCGGCAGCCCGACCAAGGCCCCGTCGGCGAGCCCGACCGCCGTGCCGAGCACCACCCCCTCGCACACCCCGGTCCCGTCGCACACCCCGACCCCGTCGCAGACCCCCGCGCCCTCGCACTCGGTCACGCCGCCCGCCACCCCGGCGCCCACCACCCCGGCGACGACTCCGGCCACCACCCCGGCGACCGAGCCGGCCAAGACCCCCGCGCCGACCACCCCGGCCACCACCCCGGCGACCGAGCCCGCGAAGACCCCCGCGCCGACCACCCCGGCCGCCGAGGTCCCGACCGACGCGCCCAGCGACGTCCCGAGCGCCGGCCCGTCCACCCCGCCCACCGCCACCGTCCCGGTGCACCCGGGCACCGGCACCAAGGTCGCCCCGGACCAGCCGCTGGTCGTGCCGGCCAAGGTCAGCGTCCCGACCCCGATCCCGGGTGCCTCCGACGGCAAGAAGCTGGCCTCCACCGGTAGCGACGGCACCCTGCTGTACGCGGGCGCCGGCACCGCCCTGCTGGTCGCCGGCGCGGGCGCGGTGGTCTACACCCGCCGTCGCCGCACCTCCTCCTGA